From the genome of Phaenicophaeus curvirostris isolate KB17595 chromosome 6, BPBGC_Pcur_1.0, whole genome shotgun sequence, one region includes:
- the CYP8B1 gene encoding 7-alpha-hydroxycholest-4-en-3-one 12-alpha-hydroxylase, which produces MALWVILLCTLIASLLGGLYILGAFRRRRPDEPPLDKGIIPWLGYALDFRKDSSEFLKRMQRKHGDIFTVLIGGYYFTFVMDPFCFGAIVKESRSKLDFTTFASELVLQVFGYKPIEASFSIIHASSMKHLMGDGLTVMTQATMENFQKLMLFSLSSGEEKRVWQEDSLFHYCYNIVFRAGYLALFGTEPHRGAGNKEKANEQDRIHSNQLFYEFRKYDRLFPRLAYAVLPPKDKIEAERLKRLFWSMLSVKKSWQKDNISGWISEQDQRLAEHGVPEYMRDRFMFMLLWASQGNTGPTAFWLFLYLMKHPEAMKAVKDEVDKVLRENGQETKPGSPPINITRDMLNQTPLLDSALEETLRLVAAPILIRAVLQDTSLKTSSGTEYSLRKGDRVALFPYVSVQMNPEIHSEPHEFKYDRFVNPDGTKKDFYKNGKRLKYFNMPWGAGVSICPGRFFAAAEIKLFVFMMLSHYDLELVNEEEEIPGIDISRWGFGTMQPVRDVRFRYRLRF; this is translated from the coding sequence ATGGCGCTCTGGGTGATTCTCCTCTGTACCTTGATAGCATCACTGCTCGGTGGGCTCTACATCCTGGGTGCGTTTCGGAGACGGAGACCTGATGAGCCCCCTCTGGACAAAGGTATCATTCCCTGGCTGGGTTACGCACTGGATTTCAGAAAGGACAGTTCGGAGTTTCTAAAAAGGATGCAGAGGAAACATGGGGATATTTTCACGGTGCTGATTGGAGGCTATTACTTCACCTTTGTGATGGACCCTTTCTGTTTTGGAGCCATCGTGAAGGAATCACGATCTAAACTAGACTTTACTACTTTTGCATCTGAACTGGTCCTACAGGTTTTTGGCTACAAGCCCATCGAAGCCAGCTTTAGCATAATTCATGCATCGAGCATGAAGCATTTGATGGGAGATGGGCTCACTGTCATGACACAAGCCACCATGGAGAACTTTCAGAAGCTGATGCTTTTCAGTCTGAGCTCAGGAGAGGAGAAACGAGTATGGCAAGAAGATAGCCTCTTCCACTACTGCTACAACATTGTCTTCAGAGCTGGGTACCTGGCTTTGTTTGGCACGGAGCCACACCGAGGAGCAGGTAACAAGGAAAAAGCTAATGAGCAGGATCGCATCCACTCCAACCAGCTGTTCTATGAATTTCGGAAGTACGACCGCCTCTTCCCTCGCCTGGCCTATGCTGTGTTGCCTCCTAAGGACAAAATAGAAGCTGAACGGCTGAAGAGGCTGTTCTGGAGCATGCTGTCTGTGAAGAAGAGTTGGCAGAAGGACAATATCAGTGGGTGGATAAGTGAGCAAGACCAGCGTCTGGCAGAACATGGTGTCCCTGAGTACATGCGGGATCGTTTCATGTTTATGCTCCTCTGGGCATCCCAAGGCAATACAGGCCCAACTGCCTTCTGGCTCTTCTTGTATCTAATGAAACACCCAGAAGCTATGAAGGCTGTGAAGGATGAAGTAGATAAAGTCTTAAGGGAGAATGGCCAGGAAACGAAGCCAGGGAGCCCACCAATTAACATCACTAGGGACATGTTAAACCAGACTCCTCTTCTGGATAGTGCTCTGGAGGAAACTCTGAGGCTGGTTGCAGCCCCAATACTCATCAGAGCTGTCCTCCAAGACACCAGCCTTAAGACAAGCAGTGGGACAGAGTACTCTCTCCGCAAAGGAGACAGAGTGGCTCTGTTCCCATACGTCTCTGTGCAGATGAACCCAGAAATTCACTCCGAGCCTCACGAATTTAAGTATGACCGCTTTGTAAACCCAGACGGCACCAAAAAAGATTTCTACAAGAATGGGAAGAGGCTGAAATACTTCAACATGCCTTGGGGGGCAGGAGTATCTATCTGTCCCGGGCggttctttgctgctgctgaaattaaACTGTTTGTGTTCATGATGCTGAGTCACTATGATCTGGAGCTGGTCAATGAAGAAGAGGAGATTCCAGGAATAGACATCAGCCGCTGGGGATTTGGGACAATGCAGCCTGTTCGTGATGTTCGGTTCAGATACCGGCTACGCTTTTAA
- the ACKR2 gene encoding atypical chemokine receptor 2 isoform X1, translated as MGADGGGEAAPLSGITWNLSSFRHGPTTGSHLSKATSKVATATASTLLDAANSSDYPYEYLDEEDYMQYALCTKEDVLSFSRVFLPSFYAVVFLVGLAGNVLLFIVLIMYIKKKKKMTEVYLLNLVISDFFLLLTLPFWALYISQWVTWDILCSVLNATYTLNFYSGVFFVSCMSLDMYLQIVHACSPHSSTSQKKSIILLLVVWVLSILLSIPDGLFSSTRQIHDKTIMCVHDYGQKHLFWKVVFRVIQNILGFLFPFLFIVFCYSRIARVLTTSQMPGSKRALCFVFTLVGVFFVVWLPYNIALILHSLQDVGVIRSCESSRQLDYTMQITESLSFVHCCLNPLLYAFIKKRFRLYLWEISLAIFRRSAFFDIQPSETSQSRSRYAAEIEMLSITNA; from the exons ATGGGAGCTGATGGCGGTGGAGAAGCAGCTCCT ctgtctGGAATCACCTGGAATTTAAGCAGCTTTAGACATGGGCCAACAACAG GGAGCCACTTGTCCAAGGCAACATCAAAGGTGGCAACAGCAACTGCTTCCACTCTGCTGGATGCTGCCAATTCAAGTGACTACCCGTATGAGTATTTGGATGAAGAGGATTACATGCAGTATGCCCTCTGCACAAAAGAAGACGTACTCTCCTTTAGTAGAGTATTCTTGCCATCTTTTTATGCCGTGGTCTTCCTGGTCGGGTTGGCTGGGAACGTCCTCCTGTTCATTGTCCTCATTATGtacatcaagaagaaaaagaagatgacTGAGGTGTATCTGCTGAACCTGGTGATTTCAGACTTCTTTTTGCTACTAACTCTTCCTTTCTGGGCTCTGTACATTTCTCAGTGGGTAACCTGGGACATATTGTGCTCAGTCTTAAATGCCACGTACACTCTGAATTTTTACAGTGGTGTATTTTTTGTGAGCTGCATGAGTCTGGACATGTATCTGCAGATAGTTCATGCATGCTCTCCTCACAGCTCCACGTCACAAAAGAAGTCCATCATTCTCTTATTAGTGGTATGGGTCCTTTCCATACTTCTCTCCATTCCTGATGGCCTCTTCAGCAGCACAAGGCAAATCCATGACAAAACCATCATGTGCGTCCATGATTATGGCCAGAAACACTTATTTTGGAAAGTTGTCTTCCGGGTCATTCAGAACATCCTGggtttccttttccccttcctcttcatAGTATTCTGCTATTCCCGAATAGCACGTGTCCTCACCACATCTCAGATGCCTGGGTCAAAGAGAGCGCTCTGCTTTGTCTTTACTCTGgtgggcgtcttctttgtcgtGTGGTTACCTTACAACATTGCCCTCATCCTTCACTCCCTGCAAGATGTCGGTGTGATCAGGAGCTGTGAAAGCAGCAGGCAATTGGACTATACCATGCAGATCACGGAGAGTTTGTCCTTTGTCCACTGCTGTCTCAACCCCTTGCTCTatgcatttataaaaaaaagattcagaTTATATTTATGGGAGATCTCTCTGGCCATTTTCAGGAGAAGTGCTTTCTTTGACATTCAGCCCTCAGAGACAAGCCAGTCTCGCAGCAGATACGCAGCTGAGATAGAAATGTTGAGTATCACAAATGCCTGA
- the ACKR2 gene encoding atypical chemokine receptor 2 isoform X2 — protein sequence MQYALCTKEDVLSFSRVFLPSFYAVVFLVGLAGNVLLFIVLIMYIKKKKKMTEVYLLNLVISDFFLLLTLPFWALYISQWVTWDILCSVLNATYTLNFYSGVFFVSCMSLDMYLQIVHACSPHSSTSQKKSIILLLVVWVLSILLSIPDGLFSSTRQIHDKTIMCVHDYGQKHLFWKVVFRVIQNILGFLFPFLFIVFCYSRIARVLTTSQMPGSKRALCFVFTLVGVFFVVWLPYNIALILHSLQDVGVIRSCESSRQLDYTMQITESLSFVHCCLNPLLYAFIKKRFRLYLWEISLAIFRRSAFFDIQPSETSQSRSRYAAEIEMLSITNA from the coding sequence ATGCAGTATGCCCTCTGCACAAAAGAAGACGTACTCTCCTTTAGTAGAGTATTCTTGCCATCTTTTTATGCCGTGGTCTTCCTGGTCGGGTTGGCTGGGAACGTCCTCCTGTTCATTGTCCTCATTATGtacatcaagaagaaaaagaagatgacTGAGGTGTATCTGCTGAACCTGGTGATTTCAGACTTCTTTTTGCTACTAACTCTTCCTTTCTGGGCTCTGTACATTTCTCAGTGGGTAACCTGGGACATATTGTGCTCAGTCTTAAATGCCACGTACACTCTGAATTTTTACAGTGGTGTATTTTTTGTGAGCTGCATGAGTCTGGACATGTATCTGCAGATAGTTCATGCATGCTCTCCTCACAGCTCCACGTCACAAAAGAAGTCCATCATTCTCTTATTAGTGGTATGGGTCCTTTCCATACTTCTCTCCATTCCTGATGGCCTCTTCAGCAGCACAAGGCAAATCCATGACAAAACCATCATGTGCGTCCATGATTATGGCCAGAAACACTTATTTTGGAAAGTTGTCTTCCGGGTCATTCAGAACATCCTGggtttccttttccccttcctcttcatAGTATTCTGCTATTCCCGAATAGCACGTGTCCTCACCACATCTCAGATGCCTGGGTCAAAGAGAGCGCTCTGCTTTGTCTTTACTCTGgtgggcgtcttctttgtcgtGTGGTTACCTTACAACATTGCCCTCATCCTTCACTCCCTGCAAGATGTCGGTGTGATCAGGAGCTGTGAAAGCAGCAGGCAATTGGACTATACCATGCAGATCACGGAGAGTTTGTCCTTTGTCCACTGCTGTCTCAACCCCTTGCTCTatgcatttataaaaaaaagattcagaTTATATTTATGGGAGATCTCTCTGGCCATTTTCAGGAGAAGTGCTTTCTTTGACATTCAGCCCTCAGAGACAAGCCAGTCTCGCAGCAGATACGCAGCTGAGATAGAAATGTTGAGTATCACAAATGCCTGA